The Indicator indicator isolate 239-I01 chromosome 21, UM_Iind_1.1, whole genome shotgun sequence region tttggttgcaAGTCCcctttaagatcacccagtacaaccattctctaactctgccagggctggggctaagccatggccctcagcaccacatctttgcctcttttcaacccctccagggatggggatccaaacacctccctgggcagcctctgccagtctttgagaagccttgcagtaaagaagtttcttctcatacctaacctaaccctcccctggtgcaacttgaggccatttcctctcatcctatcacctgttaTTAGAAAGAAGAGATCAACtcccacctagctccaacctcctttcagggagttatagagagccagaaggtctcccctcagcctccttttctccaggctcaacaacctcagttccctcagctgctcctcagcagccctgttccccagacccttccccagctttgctgtcctcctctggacctgctgcagccccctgctgtcctccttgcagtgagggtccccaaactgaagccagtccctgagctgtggcctctccagtgctgagcagagggagaaaagtGGAGGCTCCACAGCATGCCCTGAGAAGCCTTTCCCAGGTgactgctctcctcctccctctcattagcagccagcagcagatgctgttTGCCCAGCAGAAGCCACCCTCCACTTGTCACAGCCATCTCCAAGgctccctctcctttctgccctgctgccaggcagggggAAGCCTGGGGAAGGTTGatcaggcagcagaggcagcagctcctcatgcTTAAGCTCAGGTCATTAATCTCCACCCAGAGTCTTCACAGCCTCCTTGGCTGCCCTGTGTGTGGTGGCTCTGTGGAGCTCTGGGTAATTGCAGATTAAGTGCTCTGCAATATTAATGGCTCCTCATTAACCCCCTTGGGCTCTCCCTCCTCCAGAGCCCAGGCACAGCTATCAGTGgcatgccagcagctccctgcagggcaaATTACTGCTGGCTTTTGGGGCTGAAATTCTGTGACATGAGCCCAAGTCCTGTGCATGCTCTGGCTGCTTTGTAGCAGAAGTGTTTTGGAGCAAGGGTgatcccctcctccagcccaatGGACCTTCATTCTGTAGCTGTCTCAGAGGAGCTCTTCTTGAATCACACCAAACTGGAGCATACCCAAGGATGGGTAGGGACGGAGGCACCTCCCTGATGCCCTCATCCTTCTAGGAGGGAGCTTTGCTTACACAGACCTCACCACAAGGCCCCACAAAGCaggacaggagaggagaggagatgtgTCCACAAACCCCTCCTAGATTCCATGAAACCTTCCTGTAAGTGAGATGAGGGCTGCACCCCAGCTTCATCAGGGTCAGTGTGGTCATGCTATGATAGTCCCCATCTGCAGGTGCTGGAAGTGCAAACCTCACTGCACTAGTAGTCTGAGATCATGCTGGGTGGATTGGAGCTGACACCCTGCACCCTCATCTGCATGGTCCATTGGAGGTGGTTGCTGGTGAGTCCCACAGCCTGAGTCATCTCAGGATGCACAAGTcagcaggggctggaagtgGGCTAAGAGTGAAGCCATGCAGACAACCAGAGGCTGATTTTGCTGCCTCGTTTAGCATCTAGTCAGGGCACTGGGCATGCTTATTGCACTGAAGGTCTAGTCTTGTATCTCCAAGACCTTCTTTGTCTGCATGTCCTCTCCTCTCAAGTCTCTCAGTGCGCTTCAAGATCTTGGTCTTGGTTAAAAGACCTCACAGGACACACAAAATCTTGCCAAGAACTCACCTCTTGCCACAACCAGAGAAACCTCTCACCCCAGGCTGATGGCACATCAATGCCCTGCTTTAAAAAGATCACTGGACTCAGTGGGTTTGCATCAACTTGAAGCCTCCTTTACTTGGAGAGTGtcaaagccctgcagcaggctgcccagagaggttgtggagtttccttctctggagagattccaaaccctcctggccattgtgatcctgggcaagctgctgtgggtgaccaggggggttggactggctgatctccagaggttctttgCAACCCCCCACCATGTTGGGACTCTGTATTTTATCCCCCTGGCCCACAAGCAGCTGGGATGAGCTGGGTCCTGTGCACAGGGCTTCTCCTCTAGCACCCTTTGTTCCATACCCAGCCTTCCCCTGGGGTCctgagctgccctgctccaggcatTACACAGGGCACAAGCTGCACGAGCAACAAGATATCTCctggccagaaaaaaaaaaaaaaagcccccctGTGGTAGTTTTGGACTATGCTTTGAAAATGTTTCCACAGATTTctagcagaaagtagtaaaaatgtaaagaaatcactgttgggtgtaaaaaggaaaataatgattgttctaaacaattCAATTGGAAGGATATCTCCCATACGATTTGGTTCCCAAAGCaatcctttctctcctcttcttgcttcttcactggggGAGAtactttgctgaccttgactgcagtgttttgtctggtattaagtttctctgcttctctctctcccctctgtaCAGGGGGGTGAAggggaagctgttgcagcttctTCTCTGGTCTGTTGGGCAGggaggggtccttgtgctgttctgtTAATTGCAAATCCTGTAAATCCTGTTCACTGTAGATTGAAGCTTTGCCTGTAagtacagcttccatttgcttctactgagctagtctggcaaagttaatgttgggagggGGAGAATTTTcaccccaccacacccccaGTCCCCCCTCTGCTACCTCTGAGCTGGGCCTAACATGTCTGGATGTTGCTGAGCCAAAGCCCTTCACCTCTACAAGCCCCCAGCAGGTGGAGGGGGTGACCACCCCTATCTGGAGGTCAGGGGCAGCTTGAGGTGGGACTTCAACCCCAGGGCCTTGTCGACCACGTCTgagggctgcaggctgtgccaCTGGGCGAGGGGCCGGCGGGGGTTGGCCAGCATGTCCGACCAGTGCCGCAGCTGGTTGCCCGTGGCCCGGCAGCCCAGGGAGAGCTTGCCAATGGGCTCGTCCTTGGTGACTTTGTCATGGTCCCAGACAGAGATGACCACATCCACGTTCTGCAGGGACACAGGCAAAGAGAGAGAGTCAGCAGAAGCGGGCTGGTCGCAGTGGGGACCCAcccagccctgggtgctgcagggaaaCCCACCTGGATCTGACTGAAAGGCACCTCAAAAACAAAGACCTCGTTGAAGTAAGGGCTTAAGGTGTTTTTCTTCACACttgtcttcttcttcttccatttcttcctGTTCAGGATGAGATGCACCTTGACGAAAGGATCTGAGGAGAGAGAAGGTGTAACTGGCACAAGTAGCAATTTTTGAGTGAGGAGCTCAGCCATaaaacagcttccctgggcCACTCCCAAGCAGAGCATGGGGtcccacttgtcactgctcatGGTGAGTAtccaccctccttcccctcACCAGCCACCCAggagctcatctcctcctgcctcctacCATGAGCTCCCCATACCATCCAGCCATGACATCTTCTGGGAGATAACCCCAGCTCTGCCTAAAGCTGGAGGATGTATGCTGGGGCAAGCTGGGAGCCAGGCAAGGACTGGCTACAGTGGTGGCAGCAAGAAGAAGACCTCAGCACCAAGAGCTTTGAAAGGAAAGCTGGAGGATGTatgctggggcaggctgggagccAGGCAAGGGCTGGCTACAGTGGTGGCAGCAAGAAGAAGATCTCAGCACCAAGAGCTTTGAAAGGTTTGCAGCACCCTCATTCAGGcccaggcaggagaagggagacCTGAGCAGGACCAGCCCCTGCTGACCTGAAAGCCCATGGGAGTCCATCCTCTTCAGCTTCTTGGCTTCCAGGATGAGCACAGTCAGCTTGCCGGTGCTGGGCACGTAGCGCAGCGAGAAGCAGAtctcccccagctgctcttccTGACAGACAGATGCCAACCATCAGCACCTCACAGGGCAGCTGGCTCGCCTagggctgcagcaccaggctggCCCCATGTTTCCTGGGTGTCCCTCACCCCTCTGGCTTGCTCCTTGGGGTTAGTGGggagcaaatcatagaatcataatcatagaatcagtcagggttggaagggaccacaaggctcagccagttccaacccccctgccatgggcagggacacctcacactacatcaggctggccagagcctcatccagcctggctgcaaacacctccagggatggggcctcaaccacctccctgcacaacccattccaggctctcaccactctcatggggaagaacttcttcctcacatccagtctgaatctccccacttccagctttattccattccccccagtcctatcactccctgacaccctcaaaagtccctccccagctttcttggagcccctttcagatactggaaggccacaagaaggtcaccttggagccttcttttctccagactgaacagccccaactttctcagtctgtcctcataggagaggtgctcctgccctctgctcatcctggtggcccttctctggacaccttccagcatgtccagatccctcttgtaataggggctccagaactggatgcagtactccaggtggggtctcaccagagctgagcagagagggagaatcacctcccttgccctgctggccacacttctcttgatgcagcccaggctctgcttggctctctgggctgcaagtgcacactgacagctcatgttgagcttctcatccaccagcacccccaagtccctctcctcaggactgctctccagccagtccctgcccagcctggatttgtgcttgggattgcctccacccagctgcaggaccctgcacttggtcttgttgaccccCCTGAGGTTggtttgtgcccagctctccagcctgtccaggtgcctctggatggatcccttccctccagcctgtctgctgcaccacacagcttggtgtcatcagcaaacttgctgagggttcactcaatgccactgtccatggcaccaacaaagatgttgaacaagcctggtcccaggactgatgcctgagggactctgcttgtcactggcctccactgggacatggagccattgacagccactctttgggtgctgcCATCAAGCAGTTCTctatccatctagtggtccacccatcaaacccatgtgtcaccagcttggagaccaaaTCAACAGTGCAGCAGGACCAACCAGGACCAACCTCCactttgctggctgctgccaggtcACTCCACTGCTCGATGACGTGCTGCAGGTTGACTTTGGCCAGAGGCAGCCGCACCTCACCGATGATGTCGTGCTTGGCAAAGCGGTTGAAGTCGTAGATCTGCATCACCAGCGTGGATTCAGGAACCTCTGCCTGTGGTACCTGCAGGAGAGGACCCCCTCAAAACCTAGACTCACTCCTCAGAGGCAGACCTGTCCCATGGGATAGGGCAGCAggtgcaatcacagaatcacagaatcaatcacagaatgttaggggctggaagggacctcaagagatcatccagtccaatccccctgccagagcaggagcacctagagcaggtcacacaggaactaatccatgcaggtcttaaatatctccagagagggagactccacaacccccctgggcagcctgttccagtgctctgtcaccctcacagggaaataattcttcctcctgtttccatggaacttcctatgcctcagcttccaccactgccccttgtgctgtccttgggcatcactgagcagagcctggctccagcctctgggcactccccctgcacatctttatcaacatgaatgaggccaccccttagtctcctcctctccaagctcacgagctctcagctccctcagtctctcctcctaaggaagatgttccactcccttcatcatttcaTGGCTCTGCActagactctttcaagcagttccctgaggtcatTCTTGAACCAAGGggcccagaaccggacacaatATTACAAGAGGTCTTTCTGTCCAACATTTCCCcatcctggctgcaaacacaTCTCCCTGCACAGAAGGGAGCAGTCAGTTCCCATGCAACTGCTCTTGATGGGACCAAACACCCAGCATCAGCTACCACCTCTTACCTGGAAAGTGAAGCTCTCATTGAAGATGGGGTTGAGGGTCTTGCGGTAGACCTTGGTCTCGTATCTCTTCGTCGTATCAGATGTCAGGTAGACAATCACATATGGATCAGATGTGCCTCCACTGTCCATGGCTTTCAGGTCAGCTGCCTGCTTCACACCAACTTTCAGCTTAAAAGGGAGTGATGCACAAGGATGCACCTTCACCAGGTGAAGGAGAACGGGGCCAGATCGCTTCACACCAACTTTCAGCTTAAAAGGGAGTGATGCACAAGTGATGCACCTTCACCAGGTGAAGGAGAACGGGGCCAGATCGCCAGGGACTTGGTGGGAAGCGAGTGCAGCAGGGAGGATGCCATGCCGGGAATGCTTGGTGCCATGCAGGCCTGAGAGccagcaggctgtgggcagggggagaggTGTAAGAGGGTATGGTCCCCCTCAGTGGGCAGCAAAGAGGGACCATGGCAGAGCAAATCCTTGTCCCTGCTGTGCCATAGCCACGAACATCCCCACCTCATGTGCATGGAAGTTGTACTCCAGGGAGTACTGCAGCTTTCCTCGCCACttctgctctgtgccctgctccaggTCCTCCATCTCAGGCTGgacctgcagcacagacaggcaCTACCCTCAGGAGGTGCTCAGCCATGCAGAACCAGGCTGTGTGGCAGCAATCCTCTAGGTGAgtgggagggtgggggagaggggaaagcaggACGCACAAGGTTGGCTGTGGTAGAGCTGCTGAAAGGGAGCAAGCCaactctctccttcttcttGGGCTTCTTCTTGCAACAGCAGCACTTGATGAtgcagatgaggaagaggaggaagagaatggccactgccacagccacagcaatgAGAGCCCATCTGGGTACTGGTGTAACATTCAGGGAATGGAGATGGACAGAAGAGTTAACAAGAGAAAACAGACCAAGTGCATttagtgtcacagaatcacagactgggttggaaagggatctttaaaggtcccttctggacccccctgcagtcagcagggacatctgcaactagggcaggttgctcagagccccaaacaacctgacctgcaatggttccagggatgggacatctaccacctctctgggcaacctgggccaatcactcaccaccctcactgtgaaacatttcttccttcactccagtctgaatctccctcttttagtttcacaccatcaccccttgtcctgtcacaacagatcctgctcaaaagtctgtctccagctttctgattgcTCCCttgaagtcctgaaaggccaccagaaggtctttctggagccttctcttctccatgctgaacaactccaactctcccagcctggcctcacagcagagggcttccagccctcccagcattgctgtggcctcctctggtccctgtctgtgctgaggagctccagagctgccccagcggTGCAGGGAGGGTCTCAgtagagcacagcagaggggcagaatcccctccctgcccctgctgcccacactgctggagatcagcccaggacagggctggctctgggctggcagtgctcagtgccagctcctgtacagcttttcacccaccagcgctcccaagtctttctccacagagctgctctccagcccttcatccccaaGCTGGAGTTTGCCCCAACTTGGGTGCAAGACTTTACTCTTGGCCTCACTGAACCTCACCCAGCAGTCCAGAGCCCCACCAGACAGCATGGAGGGGACAAGTGCTGCCATACTCACGTGGGATCCGGCTGAGCCAGCCTCCCAGGAACCCTGGCTGAGCCGTGCTGGTGATGGACACGGGGCTGCTGGTGAGGGGGGAGCCTGTCACCCCACCTTTCCTGGCTGCCACCACCATGGCTATGCTGGGGTAACCTGTGGgagcaagagaaaggagcagagtgGAGGTTTCCCTCCAACAGCCTGCGTGCTGCCGGTGGCCCCAGGCTCCAGCGAGAGCAAACACCACTAAGAGAGCCCAGCGCAAGCATTTAGGGCTTGGccaccctggcactgaggtgtgAAATgaagcaggagggagctgcaggcaggcagggctccctgccagccagcTCCTTGCATCCTGCATTCTCATTTCTGTCCTTGCAAGCCTGCCTTTGgaatggggagggaggagaggcaTGGGTTAAGGAGTTTTCctttggtttggagaagaggaatcaCCTGGCcatagggggggaaaaaaaaaaaaaccaagagctGCTTTGTGTGGCTGCTCCCTGGCCCTACAGCATgagctgaaggctttgctcaccCCATTGTTAGCTAACACTCcttttttcagctctttttcctccccatctcCCAGGGCTGAGGAGTAGGAAGGTTTGCTCCTGAGCTTGCAAGAGGGCTGGTGCCCACAGTGCAGGTGGCCGTGGTGCCACCGAGGTGAGGTTCATGCCAGCTCAGAACTGCGTGAGCCTGACCTGTGGGCATGGCAACAGTGACGCAGCTTGAAGGAAGGCTTCAGATTGAAAGCAGAATGGATTTCCTtgctcctctccccacagcaaGGCTCTTATGCTGGCAGCAAAGCCCAACCTTCCTTTCAGGTGAGGAGCAACAGAAGGAGAGGTTCACCAGGGGCTGTGCTGTACAGCAAGAGTGTCTGCAGCCATCAAAGTGCTGCTGGCAACCAGCCCTGGTGACATGACCAAGGCTCCCTGCCTTGGCTGCCCAGCATCTGAGCATTTCCCTGCCCAAGCAGCTACCACCATCTcactccactctgctctgcccacccCTTAGGGCCATGGCTCCCTGCACAGGCATCCTCCTGGAGAGAACCTTCCATCTGCTGAGCCCTGAAGCCAGCAAGAGCCTTTAAGTTTTCCAGTGGTGATGTTTGCTGCATGCAGGCATAGGGCTGGGAACTGCTGTCATCCCTTCAGCATCATTGCTGGGGCAATGAGGTACAGCTTAAGTCACTTGCCCAGGACCACCAGGGACATCTGTGCCACTGGACACctgagctctgctcacagcctcaccagcagcagctttagtGGCCGCTTTCTCCCGTCAACACACACGGAAATGGGTGGTCAGTGACATGCCTCTGGTATTTAGGAGGCAGCAGGCTGTGGCTTTGGGCCATGGCAGTGGGTGGGCATGATGGCACAGGCCAGCAGGTACCCACCCAGCACAGAATTAGGTGTCTCAGCACTTGTTCCCTGCCAGACCCCCCATGGGCTGGGTCACATTAGTGTGACATTGGCCCTGGTTTCAAATGACAGCTCATCCCAGCCCCAGGAGGGGAGGCTTTGGGCACAGCCTTCTGTGGTCTGGgggaggcagcacagcctcagtggGTTCTGCAGAGAACATGGAACATCCTTACTCCTAGCAAAGGGGCTGGGGGagcccttcttccccctcccaccctgtGCTAACCGGGCTCCTGAAACCAGACTTACCAGCAGgtctcctccccaggctcagtCTCCCTTCCTTGCTGTGTGATCTCCAGGCTCAGCCACTGTATGTGGCAGGGACATGCTGTGGGGTGAGGTGAGACCTTGGTTGGGTACAGCTGAGGGTGCAGCAGGGACGGTGGCTGCACAGCAAGGCAGAAACTGGAAAGTCTGCTTTGCCAGCCCAGGAACCGGGCGGCCCCACAGCTCCGGCGGCCCCACCTCGCCGCTGACCCAAGCACTGCTCATGCAGGGCAGGCAAAAAGCCAGCAGGGAACTCCCTGAGGGACCAGGAAACACAACCTGCCTGCCACATACCGGTGGGCACGACTGCCCAGCTGCCACCCAGAGAAccggtgggtgaaaagctgagcatgagccagcaccgagcactgccagcccagagccagccctgtcctgggctgatccccagcagcgtaggcagcaggggcagggaggggattctgcccctctgctgagaccctgcctgcagtgctggggccagctctggagctcccaacACAAGGGTAAGGAACTgttagagagggtccagaggagggtcagaaagatgctcagagggctggagcacttctcctagaCAGCTgggtctgctcagcctggagaagaaaaggctccacagagaccttggagcagccttccagtacctgaagggggctacagga contains the following coding sequences:
- the SYT8 gene encoding synaptotagmin-8: MVVAARKGGVTGSPLTSSPVSITSTAQPGFLGGWLSRIPLPRWALIAVAVAVAILFLLFLICIIKCCCCKKKPKKKERVGLLPFSSSTTANLVQPEMEDLEQGTEQKWRGKLQYSLEYNFHAHELKVGVKQAADLKAMDSGGTSDPYVIVYLTSDTTKRYETKVYRKTLNPIFNESFTFQVPQAEVPESTLVMQIYDFNRFAKHDIIGEVRLPLAKVNLQHVIEQWSDLAAASKVEEEQLGEICFSLRYVPSTGKLTVLILEAKKLKRMDSHGLSDPFVKVHLILNRKKWKKKKTSVKKNTLSPYFNEVFVFEVPFSQIQNVDVVISVWDHDKVTKDEPIGKLSLGCRATGNQLRHWSDMLANPRRPLAQWHSLQPSDVVDKALGLKSHLKLPLTSR